One Polypterus senegalus isolate Bchr_013 chromosome 10, ASM1683550v1, whole genome shotgun sequence DNA segment encodes these proteins:
- the gpr52 gene encoding G-protein coupled receptor 52 — MNNGSVNTSQHRSCPSGWGPHDGAEACILETAVIVVLTVLIIAGNLTVILVFHCAPLLHHYTTSYFVQTMAYADLLVGFSCLVPTLSLLRYPTGVQESLTCRAFGYVICVLKSVSMACLACIGVDRYLAVTRPLSYRRLVTPGRLRACIALVWTYSALVFLPSFFGWGKPGYHGDIFEWCARSWPTNAYFTGFIVSLLYAPAALVVCFTYFHIFRICRQHDREMSERRARFPSEGAEGGHPVPDPRYAAVLLRITSVFYVLWLPYILYFLLESAHVLDSPALSFVTTWLAISNSFCNCVIYSLSNSVFRLGLRRLSRSLCPSCGGAPGGDLKEPVPVPPPAPQRADSCSI; from the coding sequence ATGAACAACGGCTCGGTCAACACGTCCCAGCACCGCTCGTGCCCATCGGGCTGGGGCCCCCACGATGGCGCCGAGGCCTGCATCCTGGAGACGGCGGTCATCGTCGTCCTGACCGTCCTGATCATCGCCGGAAACCTGACGGTCATACTGGTGTTCCACTGCGCCCCGCTGCTGCACCACTACACCACCAGCTACTTCGTGCAGACCATGGCCTATGCGGACCTCCTGGTGGGCTTCAGCTGCCTGGTCCCCACCCTGTCCCTCCTGCGCTACCCCACGGGCGTCCAGGAGTCGCTGACCTGCCGGGCCTTCGGCTACGTCATCTGCGTGCTCAAGAGCGTCTCCATGGCCTGCCTGGCCTGCATCGGCGTGGACCGCTACCTGGCCGTCACCCGGCCCCTCTCTTACCGCCGCCTGGTGACGCCCGGCCGCCTGCGCGCCTGCATCGCCCTGGTCTGGACCTACTCGGCCCTCGTCTTCCTGCCCTCCTTCTTTGGCTGGGGCAAGCCCGGCTACCACGGCGACATCTTCGAGTGGTGTGCCCGCTCCTGGCCCACCAATGCCTACTTCACGGGCTTCATCGTCAGCCTGCTGTATGCTCCGGCCGCCCTGGTCGTCTGCTTCACCTACTTCCACATCTTCAGGATCTGCCGGCAGCACGACCGCGAGATGAGCGAGCGCCGGGCGCGCTTCCCCAGCGAGGGGGCCGAGGGTGGCCACCCCGTGCCGGACCCTCGCTATGCCGCCGTCCTGCTGCGCATCACCAGCGTCTTTTACGTGCTCTGGCTGCCCTACATCCTCTACTTCCTGCTGGAGAGCGCCCACGTGCTGGACAGTCCGGCCTTGTCCTTCGTCACCACCTGGCTGGCCATCAGCAACAGCTTCTGCAACTGCGTCATCTACAGCCTGTCCAACAGCGTCTTCAGGCTGGGCCTTCGCCGCCTCTCGCGGAGCCTGTGCCCGTCCTGCGGGGGTGCGCCCGGCGGGGACCTCAAGGAGCCGGTGCCAGTGCCGCCGCCAGCGCCCCAGCGGGCCGACTCCTGCTCCATCTGA